In the genome of Halosolutus amylolyticus, the window ACGGCTGGCAGTGCTGACCGCCTGACACTCATTGCCCACCCCCATCAGAGCTGCGAACCTCTGTTTACTACTCACGGTGTTGGCAGTGGAGCACCGGCCACAGAACGGGTCGTGTTCTGGGCTATTCGGTCCAGTCGGAAAGAGTAGAAGAAGCCTCTTCGGGATCCACTTCGAGGAACTCGGACACGTTCTCGTGGAAAATACGCTGATGGACATACAACGTTTTCTTGGTGGCCTCGCTGTGGCCGGCCAGTTTGATCGTGTCGACCATCCGCAGCAGGTGCTCCAGTTTCTGCTTTGACCGGTTGTATGGATCGGCCCGGAACGCCCGCTCTTCATCAGATACCAGTTCAAGCGTGCCGTCCGGCCGGTCAAGATCGAGGGCGACCGACCCCTGTGGTGCGGCGATCTCGGCGTCAAAGTTGAGGTACGGCGTGTGCGTGGAGAGGACCTTTCGTTCGGCGCGATCCGTGTCGGTTGTTTCCCACCAGTCCACGTAGGCGATATCCCAGATGTCTAACCGCCCATAACTCACGACACTAGAATCCTGGCGGATAAAGTGTTGTCGAAGCCGATTTCGAAGATTACAGGTCTGCCCGGCATAAGCCGGCTTCCCGTCAAGATCGAACATGCAGTAGACTCCAGCAGTCCCGGCTGGCACCGATTTGAGATTTTCTGATATCATCCGTCAGCGGTGATTTCCAGTTTCCAACTAGTTAAAGCCCCTACTATTTCACGTAGTGGTCACTCCACTGCTCCAACAGATCATACGCAGGATGCTTGTACAGTACCTCATCACAGGATTTGCATGCGGTGTACAGACTCCCCTTCTGGTCCCAATAATCGGTGCGTTGGACCACTCCGTCCTCGTGGTGGCCGTAGTGCCCGCCCTCATACCGCAGGTGATCGAACTCAGTGCCCTGGCACTTGGGACACGGCTCAGACAAGGCATTCCAGTCCGCCCGGATGACCGACTCGAGTTCGAGCAGTTCATCTGCTGAGAGCCGTAGCTCGTATGTTTCCACAATTCTGTTCTCATCATTGATTCCCATTCCGGTCACCTGATTGTTCTACTCGGACAGTACCCCTGATTCATCGAGACTTATTTGTTCAGCACCCTACCTGTGTTATCTGGTAGTGCAGATTTTGATATACTTCCGTCACTTCTGATCGGTTTCCGTAGAGTCTACGGCGTTCACGTCAACTGGCTCGACCGTTCGTCCATCCACAGCACTGTTATTTGTACACTAGTTGGCAGTGCAGCAGAGTTATAAATAACGAGAGGCCGTGTTACAGTTGTTACCTCTAATTCAGCGTCAGGGAACTTAGTTTACTCTTCTTCGTTTGACTGTGTGAACGCGTCCAATTGGTCGAGTATTCCTTTCTCCTCGAGTTCTGCGAGCCGTTCGAGGATCTGGTGTTTCTCCTTCTGTGTCGACTGTTTCTCGAGGGACAATGGTCGTCCGCATGTCCGGCATTCGGTTTCTTTTGGCTGGTTCTCAGTACCACAGAAACTGCAGTTTACAGGTTGGTTCTCGTCTTCTTCGCCACTGAGCCCGTATTCATCTCTGATGGCTTGGTTGACGTCGTCGTTGTTGAGGTGTACGTAGACCTTCGCACGATTACTCCCGGGTTTCCAGCCAGCGAACTTGTTCAGTTGCTCGTATCCCATGAACGTCGCGACCTCTGTCAGACGGGTGTGGCGCAAGTTGTACGGTCGACGTTTGTTCTCTGGGACCTCGGCCTTTTCACATGCATGTTTGAATCGGCGGAGAAAGGCATCATATGGCAGTCGATCGCTGCGGTCGGGTTCGTAGCCGCAGTCTTCAGGGTGACTCTGTGGTGTGTTTCCGCAGTGGTGGCATTGTTGCTGTTCAGTCTTCACCCAGAGCGGAGCCGATAGATCTTTGATGTCTCCGAGTTCGCCGCCAAATGGGTGTTGGGCGAGCCACTCTCTGACTGTTCGTCCGGCGCGAACGAGCTGGTTGGTTCGATCTGGTGTGCCTTTGAGACCTTCGAGGAAGATGAAGTCGCCGTGTTCGGTGCTAGTGAAGTCACAGATGTTCGTCGCAAGGAGTTCGCCTGGTCGTGCTGCGGACTCGTATAGGATTTTGGTGAATGCACGGTCACGCGTGTTGGTGAACGCCTGGTAGAGTCGTTTGAGTTCGTCGGCCGTGAAGAGGTCCTCTCGTGTGACCTGTGTCTGTTTGCCGCCAGCCAGACTAAAGAACTGGACTTTCTCTGGATGTTCGCGTCCGCCGTTCTCGACTTTGTAGAATTTCTTGAGCGCGCTCTTGAGCGTGTACTTCGTGGCGTCTGCGTAGTCACTCCGATTGAGGCCAGCGACTAATTGCTTGAGGTCGTCTTCATTCGCGGTACGGAGTATGAACTCGTCGGGCGCGAAGTTCTTAAGCAGTGTCTTGAAGGCGGAGACGAGCCGGGTCTGTCGGACTTCACTGATGCCTTCGGCGGCGCAGTGATCGACGAACGATTGTATCGCGTCGATGTTCTCTGCTTGGAGTTCGCTTTCTGTTAGGTTTTGAAGGGTTCGATCGATATCGACGTAATCGGTTGTGCTCATGGTGTAGGTTCACGTGGTAATAGAGATGAGGTGTCGGTGAGGCCACGCTTCTATTGACCGTCTTTTACCGGAGTTCGGTTGGTAGGCAGTGAACTGTGTGTCCGACGCCCTCTCGGGGCTCTGAACTAACGGTTCGGAGCGTGGTCTCGGTCCACTATTTCTCCTCGTTTCGATTGGGTTTCATCTTTATCCTCTCGAGCAATAGTTTTAAGCACTACTGCAGATCCCTGTATATTTCATCTGTTGTTCTGCGGTGCTGTCGACACCGTCTGGTGACTCGCGCAGCCATCGTACGATCGGATACCCATTTTATGTGCTCTATCACGCATCGGAACTGGCAGGTGCATTTGCTCTTAGTGACGTGCGACTGGTATCCTTCTCAGGCAAGCGAGTTACCAGACACTATGTTCCGTCTTGCCGAATACCCCTAAGACCCTACTGAGCAGGATTCTTTGGCATGGTTTTCTGCCGAAGTGGCCGAACTAGGTCGCCTTTCCCACATCCTTCTTGTTCCAACCGTTTCTGGTGTACTGGGTGGCAGATTACAGAGAATAGTCTGCAGTAGATGATGCCAGAACAAGACGTTATACCGTTTGATACGGCGACTCTATGGCCATTCGTCGAGGGCATCGGAAACGTCCCGTACCAAGTGAAAGACGACCTGATCCGTATCAATCCCTGCATCGTCGAACCGTCGTTTCAACCCGTCCAGGATGTTCTCTGTTTTGCATACAACCCAGATCACATCGAACCCGTATTCGAGGTGTTTCTCGACGTGTTCCCGCTCTCGCGGGGTGTTTTCCATAGCAACCTCGATAGCGACTTCGGATTGGCCAGTATTGACATAGACATCTGCATCGAAGAGTTCGAGAGTTGTGGCCCACCCCGCTTCTTCGAAGGCGTTTTTCACCTTGTGTTGCCAGTACCTGTGGACAACACCGCCACGACCTTCGTGGCTTGGATCGAGATCCAACGTATCCTTGACGTGAGTACGGCCTCTGTCCGTCAGCTCAAGCAGTTTCCGAGCACCGGTTTCTGTATGGGTCGAATGTTCTGTGACTAATCCTGTCTCTACCAGTTCGGTCTTAGCCTTATTACCCTTGTACCGACTTGAAAAGCGGTCATACCGCTTGGTCAACGGAATGAACGGTTTTTCCACCACCCCTTTCAGGAGGTGTTCCGCTTCGTCGGAGACCGTGACTTTGGATGGCGGGTCGTCGATTACCGAGGTTTCCTCGGAGTCGGTGTTCTCGGACTGGACGGTTTCTGAGAACCGTGGTGGCTGCTTGCGTGGCTCAGCCGTCAGTGAGTTCCAGAGTTGGCCTTGATTCCTCTGTAGATCCGGGTCCGTAACCGTTTTCGCCAACTGGTACTCGTCAAGCGTTACTCTGGCCGGATCGCTGTTTCCGACCTGTACGACTGCTTCCCCGATATCGAGGTCTTTAGCGGCATTGGCTTGCCGCTGAGTAAGGTTCATTGACTCCGCAACCGCGTGGAACTGTTTCCGGTCGCCGGTAGAGAGAAGGATCTTGGTGTACGTGTTTGCTTTGATTGAATCGGTCAATTTCGAAGCCTCCTGATCTGCTACGATCAGTCCTTCCCCGAACTCCCTCATTTTCGCCGTCAGTTCGTCGACGGCCGGGATACCTGCTTCATCCTGCCTTTCTTTGTAGACGCTGAATACTTGCTTTGCCTCGTCAAGGACGAACACATGGTTGAGATCGTCTGAACGGTGGGACTGGGCTAGTCGGTATTCGTAGACAGCCGCGAGGATAATCTCCATCAGAAAGTTCTGCGTGTCACGACTTAATCCGTCAAACTCGAACACGACGTTCCGTTCGAGGAGTTCAGCGAGTGGATAGCCCTGGCTACAGTCGAAGATGGTTCCGGCTCCGAGGTTCATCGCTTCTATACGGTTGAGGACTGTGTCCCGGTAGTTCGAGGTTTTCCGCACGTAGTTAATGTAGTCGGAGGTGAGGAACTGCTCGAGTTCATGGAAGCTGGGATACGGCGGCGAGTTCTCATCGAAGAGCCCGTACAGACGGTACAGTTTGAGAATGGATTTTAAGAGATGGTTTTTTGATCCGGACAGGAGGGCGGTAGCGTGGCCGAAGATCTCGCTGACGACCTGTGCCCATCGCCGAGGTTGGACATCAGGTGGTGGGACTAACGGATTCAACTTGAGTTCTGTCCACGGTAAAACCAGTATGTCGTCTCTTTCTTGGGTGAGGTGGCGGTAGTCCTGTTTGAGATCGAAGCACCAGAACGGGACGTCTAACTGGGAGAGAAGGTTATAGAACAATGTGGTTTTTCCGGAACCTGACTGGCCGATGGCCAGGAGGTGTTTCGAGAGCAGTGATTCATCGAGGCCGTAGGCATGTTTCGAACCGGTTGTCCCGATACTGAGTCCCTCTGAAGTAGGAGTGCCTGCTGTAACCGGAGGTTTGAACGGGTATGCGCGGTTCTGTGCTAACGTGGCTGCCAGTGCTTGGCGTCCGTGTTTCTGAAGCGGCTCCGGTGCAAGGGTGTTGAACAGTACGAGACGCCGGATACGTGGATCCGAGAGCTCCTCTTTCTCAAGTACTTTAAGGAAGGACATCCGATTTCTCGAGCGAGAGTCAGTGGCCATACGTTAACGCTTGAGAGACAAGTTCGAATATAATTGTGGACACTCTGTTTCCCTTACCGGTCGATGGTAATTCTGTTTCTTTATCTGGGGTACTCTGTGAAACGCACGGCAAAGTTACTACTTTATGGAAATTAGGCCGATAATCTTCTATCAGCTCGAGCTTTTGATCGTGTCACAATGGGACAGCGTTGAAAAATTATACCGCCCCGCTACTCCCGTCGCTACTATTCTACTGACTCCTCAAGAATTTCACGTGTCACAGCGTCTGCCTTGGCTTCGAAGAAATCGAAGAAACCGGTCCACGTCTCAATGTCTGTTTGGCTGCGCGTCAGATATCCCGCTTCGCCATTAAGCATCATAGAGCTATTGCGTAACTCACCACTTCCGACGTACGCAAGTTGATTGTCCGCAATTATCATTTTCGCATGAATGCTTCGGTCCAGCTTCGGCTGTTTTCCTCCAATCGCGTGATAGAAATCATACACGGAGAGTGAACTCTCAGAGGAGGCGACCGATTCGAACCGATCCATAAGTTCTAGAATAGCCTTTCGACCTCGGTTGTGGCCGAAGTCGTCTGCTGGTCGTAAGAGTTCTCTCGTCAGGAATTTTATATTCACTCCCGACGAAGCTGCCTGATGGAACTCGTCTTCTAAGCGAAGTAATCCATCAAGTTCGAAGAATGGTACTACTAATCGGAGTGTTGAATCGGCTGTCTCGAACACTTCGGCGAGTGCGTTCTCTAACCAGACCCCCGAATTGATGTTCTGGTGTTCCGCATAGTCTTTCCACTCTTCCTGATGTTTGGTGGGGATACTCACAACCGGTTGGTACGTTTCGTCTGTCACTCCCCTCCCTCCTGGAAGCGTTTCGGATTCTAACACCTGGTAATAGGCTTCCCGTTCCGCTTCTGGATCCTCGAGTTTGAATTGGCCGTCGCTGTGCCCGGCGACGATGTCTCTCCGTACGAGAGCGTCGAGGTATTCTCTCACAAAGTTTCGGACATCCGGGTCATCGTACTGGTCTGGAATCCCGTCGAGCGACACCTTACCGGTGGTACGCAACCTCTCGTGAATCCAGAGGTAGATGTCGTCCTCACGCACGACGGATCACCTCCGCTGCGAGGTGCCGGTCAAGAAGGCTATTTGCAGGAACGTATCCTTCGACCTCTCGTGAGACAAACGGATGACACCGAGCGTCATCAGTGAACACACATGAAAGGCAGGCGTCAGTACAATCACGGGAACAGTCGCTGAGTATCTCTTCAGTCCGCTGTAATGTCCGTAGGAGTACGCTGCCTGTCTTGTTCATCGTGATTTGACTCAGTCCACCCGCGCCTACGTCTCGTTGTTCGACGAGAACGATCGCACCTTCTTCGATGAGTACCTTCGCGGCGAGGAAGTCCTCAAGACCTGTCTCCTCAATGGCTGCTTGGTACAAGGCGTGCTGGTAAGCATGAAGGAGTGGAGTAAGTCGTAACCCAGTCTCACCATCTGCAATTTCGTCTGTGTCAAAATCGTTCAACTGTGTCAGTTCCCGTGCTGCGATTGCCTCGTACTCGGCATCGCCATTACTCACGACATCTGCCAAGACATCGGTCCGGAGGTCGAAGACGATGCCACGTCCCTCGCGTCGGGTAAGGTAGGCTGTACGTTCTCGGTCTGAATCGCTCGAACTAAAGCTACGAGCTAACCGACCGTGTGTCTCGAGGTCGGTTCCACGTGAGTCGACGTTTGATTCATACCCATACACTGCGGACACGGAACTGACATCAGAAACTGTGAAGACATCGTTTAGACTGAACGTATCGTAGAAGATGGCCTGACTGCCAGGCGTGATTGTGTCGAGGTTCCAGTGATACGTATCGTCGTCAGCCTGGTTTATCTCGCTCGCTTCGTAGAGTGCTTCTAGGCTTGTTCCCGTCCCGTCGTTACTCACGATGTCCTCGAGGATAAGCGGTTGCGTGTGTTTAGCGTCGATAGTCTTCGGCCGCATCTCAGAGAGGACTTCTTCTTCGCCGTCAGCAGCTGGTTTGTGACAGGTCGGACACTGCCCATAGAACTGGTCATTGTGGTTGCGACTCTCCGAGCAAAAGAACCGAACGCCGGCAAGCCGATCACCAAGATTGACGTGCAGGTGACCACTACAATTGTTCTCTGGACAGGCAATGCGGTCTCTAGTGTCTTCCTTGCTGATCACCACGCTCGGCCCTGGCCCGTCAATGGATTCTTGCATCCATTGGTGTGGACTCGCCTGTTCAATGTGTGCACATCGTGGACAGACAAACAAGTACGGGAACCGGCGCATCTGATGACGTGGGCTGTGGGGACAGTCGACGGATCGTTTCATCGCATCCGGACTCTCGACTCCGAAATGATTACACGACGGATCAGTGCACCGATACACTCGCGGGAATGGGACACTAATAACTTCTGAGTCCTCACATAACTCCGCTAATTCGATATCGCTAGGCGAAAAATCGTACGAACGTGTCGTTTCGTTGGTATCGCCGGCGCT includes:
- a CDS encoding phospholipase D-like domain-containing protein, whose protein sequence is MREDDIYLWIHERLRTTGKVSLDGIPDQYDDPDVRNFVREYLDALVRRDIVAGHSDGQFKLEDPEAEREAYYQVLESETLPGGRGVTDETYQPVVSIPTKHQEEWKDYAEHQNINSGVWLENALAEVFETADSTLRLVVPFFELDGLLRLEDEFHQAASSGVNIKFLTRELLRPADDFGHNRGRKAILELMDRFESVASSESSLSVYDFYHAIGGKQPKLDRSIHAKMIIADNQLAYVGSGELRNSSMMLNGEAGYLTRSQTDIETWTGFFDFFEAKADAVTREILEESVE
- a CDS encoding tyrosine-type recombinase/integrase; this translates as MSTTDYVDIDRTLQNLTESELQAENIDAIQSFVDHCAAEGISEVRQTRLVSAFKTLLKNFAPDEFILRTANEDDLKQLVAGLNRSDYADATKYTLKSALKKFYKVENGGREHPEKVQFFSLAGGKQTQVTREDLFTADELKRLYQAFTNTRDRAFTKILYESAARPGELLATNICDFTSTEHGDFIFLEGLKGTPDRTNQLVRAGRTVREWLAQHPFGGELGDIKDLSAPLWVKTEQQQCHHCGNTPQSHPEDCGYEPDRSDRLPYDAFLRRFKHACEKAEVPENKRRPYNLRHTRLTEVATFMGYEQLNKFAGWKPGSNRAKVYVHLNNDDVNQAIRDEYGLSGEEDENQPVNCSFCGTENQPKETECRTCGRPLSLEKQSTQKEKHQILERLAELEEKGILDQLDAFTQSNEEE